A genomic stretch from Xiphophorus maculatus strain JP 163 A chromosome 14, X_maculatus-5.0-male, whole genome shotgun sequence includes:
- the LOC111611065 gene encoding mucin-2-like, with protein APTKTASSTTTVAPSTTTVASPTTTTVAPTTTVVPTTTTTTSTNAQTTTTVPTTATVPPATTTVTRTSSAPPTTTTTNPPATSRFVTPTVTTSPPTITTVNPTISTIAPTTTVSSTTPTSAASTTTAVPLTITTVPLAITSISSATTTVVPLTTTASPTTTVVPLTATTAAQTTTAVPSTTTIAVPPIMTTVAPTAPPVITTVITATVFPTTISPAPTTTVVTQTTTVTPTTRTTPTSTTVAPSNITVTSTTFVPQTAATNPPVTTTIVPRTTIPSTVTTTRTRTTAASTSTTSAATVPLTTTILPPATTAIPPTTTVVSATTAVVTEPTTTAG; from the exons gctccaacaaaaacagcatcatcaaccacaacagttgctccatccacaacaacagta gcttctccaaccacaacaacagtagctccaaccacaacagtagttccgacg ACAACAACCACAACCTCTACCAATGCTcaaacaactacaactgttCCTACAACAGCCACAGTACCCCCCGCAACTACAACAGTGACTAGAACTTCATCTGctcctccaacaacaaccaccactaATCCTCCAGCAACATCTAGATTTGTTACTCCAACAGTGACCACAAGTCCTCCAACAATTACAACTGTTAATCCTACCATATCCACCATTGCACCTACAACTACAGTTTCTTCAACAACACCCACTTCAGCTGCTTCAACAACTACAGCTGTTCCTCTTACAATTACTACTGTTCCTCTTGCCATAACCTCAATTTCATCTGCAACAACTACAGTTGTACCTCTAACAACCACAGCCAGTCCAACAACCACAGTGGTACCTCTAACAGCAActacagcagcacaaacaactACAGCTGttccttcaacaacaacaatagcTGTTCCTCCAATAAtgacaacagttgctccaactgCTCCTCCTGTCATAACTACAGTTATAACAGCCACAGTTTTTCCAACAACTATCAgccctgcaccaacaaccactgTTGTAACTCAAACAACCACAGTTACCCCAACAACTAGAACTACACCTACATCAACCACAGTTGCTCCTTCAAATATCACAGTTACTTCAACTACATTTGTTCCTCAAACAGCTGCAACTAATCCACCAGTAACCACCACAATTGTACCAAGAACTACAATTCCTTCTACAGTAACCAcaaccagaactagaaccacAGCTGCTTCCACAAGTACCACCTCAGCTGCAACTGTTCCTCTAACAACAACCATCCTTCCTCCAGCAACTACAGCTATTCCTCCAACAACTACAGTAGTTTCTGCAACTACAGCAGTAGTTACAGAACCAACTACCACTG CTGGCTGA
- the LOC111610897 gene encoding uncharacterized protein PB18E9.04c-like isoform X2 produces the protein MSSTQNQTTAYQTIPATNATTTNGPPAPVFYVGVVVYEPFDEDLKDINTQKFKDLAKRIVAVYDMLYRKAFGALFVRSYVISFRVSVTSRIRMNVTEVEVGVEFNQTTPLAELPRNEEVQKTLSDAIDSSYNNTIMDVPFSPGSVQIIRTPLPTTPPTTNSTDTIISPNSTATTAVNPTTNTTTPSTAVNPTTNTTTPSTAVKPTTKTTPTVEATVTRKVTFRSLGETFTTDLLNPSSAAFKNRAALLKSNLEPLFQRTFSTLRDFTVTSFSNGSIINNMNLKFSAAFVPSNIQIAEVLMKAALNVTDFNIETASILVDDIQVSSGVSHNISLITALSLVLLSWLLSNQQ, from the exons ATGTCATCTACTCAAAACCAAACCACAGCTTATCAAACAATTCCGGCTACTAATGCAACTACTACAAATGGACCTCCTGCTCCAGTTTTTTATGTTGGAGTGGTTGTTTACGAACCATTTGATGAAGATCTCAAAGATATTAACACCCAAAAATTTAAGGATCTCGCAAAGAGGATTGTTGCAGTA TATGACATGCTCTACAGAAAAGCTTTTGGAGCCCTCTTCGTCCGTAGTTATGTCATTTCATTTAG AGTTTCTGTAACATCCCGAATTCGAATGAATGTCACAGAAGTTGAGGTTGGGGTGGAGTTTAACCAAACCACGCCACTTGCGGAACTCCCAAGGAACGAAGAAGTACAAAAAACGTTATCAGATGCTATAGATTCGTCCTATAACAACACTATCATGGATGTCCCATTTTCACCTGGTTCTGTCCAAATAATAC GCACACCTTTGCCAACCACACCGCCCACTACAAATTCTACAGATACCATCATCTCTCCAAACTCAACTGCAACTACTGCAG TTAATCCAACAACCAACACCACAACTCCATCTACTGCAGTTAATCCAACAACCAACACCACAACTCCATCTACTGCAGTTAAACCAACAACCAAAACAACTCCAACTGTGGAGGCAACAGTCACAAGGAAAGTGACTTTTAGGTCTCTGGGCGAGACCTTCACCACTGATTTGCTGAACCCATCATCTGCCGCATTTAAAAATCGAGCTGCACTTTTAAAGTCAAAT CTTGAACCTCTCTTCCAGCGAACGTTTTCTACTTTACGTGACTTCACTGTAACTTCATTCAG caACGGATCAATTATCAACAACATGAACCTTAAATTTTCAGCAGCGTTTGTACCTAGCAACATTCAAATTGCAGAGGTTTTGATGAAAGCAGCTTTGAACGTCACAGACTTCAACATCGAAACTGCTTCTATTCTTGTGGATGACATAC AGGTATCAAGTGGAGTAAGCCACAACATCAGCCTCATCACTGCACTCAGCTTGGTCCTGTTGTCATGGCTTCTTTCAAACCAGCAATAA
- the LOC111610897 gene encoding uncharacterized protein PB18E9.04c-like isoform X1, whose translation MSSTQNQTTAYQTIPATNATTTNGPPAPVFYVGVVVYEPFDEDLKDINTQKFKDLAKRIVAVYDMLYRKAFGALFVRSYVISFRVSVTSRIRMNVTEVEVGVEFNQTTPLAELPRNEEVQKTLSDAIDSSYNNTIMDVPFSPGSVQIIRTPLPTTPPTTNSTDTIISPNSTATTAVNPTTNTTTPSTAVNPTTNTTTPSTAVNPTTNTTTPSTAVKPTTKTTPTVEATVTRKVTFRSLGETFTTDLLNPSSAAFKNRAALLKSNLEPLFQRTFSTLRDFTVTSFSNGSIINNMNLKFSAAFVPSNIQIAEVLMKAALNVTDFNIETASILVDDIQVSSGVSHNISLITALSLVLLSWLLSNQQ comes from the exons ATGTCATCTACTCAAAACCAAACCACAGCTTATCAAACAATTCCGGCTACTAATGCAACTACTACAAATGGACCTCCTGCTCCAGTTTTTTATGTTGGAGTGGTTGTTTACGAACCATTTGATGAAGATCTCAAAGATATTAACACCCAAAAATTTAAGGATCTCGCAAAGAGGATTGTTGCAGTA TATGACATGCTCTACAGAAAAGCTTTTGGAGCCCTCTTCGTCCGTAGTTATGTCATTTCATTTAG AGTTTCTGTAACATCCCGAATTCGAATGAATGTCACAGAAGTTGAGGTTGGGGTGGAGTTTAACCAAACCACGCCACTTGCGGAACTCCCAAGGAACGAAGAAGTACAAAAAACGTTATCAGATGCTATAGATTCGTCCTATAACAACACTATCATGGATGTCCCATTTTCACCTGGTTCTGTCCAAATAATAC GCACACCTTTGCCAACCACACCGCCCACTACAAATTCTACAGATACCATCATCTCTCCAAACTCAACTGCAACTACTGCAGTTAATCCAACAACCAACACCACAACTCCATCTACTGCAGTTAATCCAACAACCAACACCACAACTCCATCTACTGCAGTTAATCCAACAACCAACACCACAACTCCATCTACTGCAGTTAAACCAACAACCAAAACAACTCCAACTGTGGAGGCAACAGTCACAAGGAAAGTGACTTTTAGGTCTCTGGGCGAGACCTTCACCACTGATTTGCTGAACCCATCATCTGCCGCATTTAAAAATCGAGCTGCACTTTTAAAGTCAAAT CTTGAACCTCTCTTCCAGCGAACGTTTTCTACTTTACGTGACTTCACTGTAACTTCATTCAG caACGGATCAATTATCAACAACATGAACCTTAAATTTTCAGCAGCGTTTGTACCTAGCAACATTCAAATTGCAGAGGTTTTGATGAAAGCAGCTTTGAACGTCACAGACTTCAACATCGAAACTGCTTCTATTCTTGTGGATGACATAC AGGTATCAAGTGGAGTAAGCCACAACATCAGCCTCATCACTGCACTCAGCTTGGTCCTGTTGTCATGGCTTCTTTCAAACCAGCAATAA
- the LOC111610896 gene encoding mucin-5AC-like — TTTTIPSTTTAAPTTTTAAPTTTTVAPTTTTVAPTTTTAAPTTTTIPSTTTAAPTTTTAAPTTTTAAPTTTAAPTTTTIPSTTTAAPTTTTAAPTTTTAAPTTTAAPTTTTFPSTTTAAPTTTTAAPTTTTGAPTATTAAPTTTAAPTTTTIPSTTTAAPTTTTAAPTTTTAAPTTTTIPSTTTAAQTTTTAAPTTTTDALTTTTVAPTTTTETPTSTTPAQTTTTAAPTTTTQALTTTTVAPTTTTETPTTTTAVPTTTTAAATTTVSPTTTTIAPTKTTETPTTTTAAATTTASPTTTTTAPTTTAASSTTSIPSTTTAATTTTTAAPTTTTASPTTTTIPSTTTSVPTTTTAAPTTTTAAPTTTTIPPTTTAAPTIAASTTTTEAPTTTTIAPTTTTETPTTTTEAPTTTTAAPTTTTVAPTTTTIAPTTTIPSTTTAATTTNTATPTTTTAAPTTTTSDPTKKTVAPTTTTATPTTTTVAPTTATETPTTTKETPTTTTAAQTTTTAAATTTVSPTTTTTAPTTTTVAPTTTTVAPTTTTVAPTTSRAATTTTTGAPATTTAAATTTTIPSTTTASPTTTTAAPTTTTEAPTTTTVAPTTTTQTPTSTTATPTTTTAAATTTVSPITTAAPTTTTVAPT, encoded by the coding sequence accacaacaacaattccttcaaccacaacagctgcaccgaccacaaccacagcagctccaaccacaacaacagttgctccaaccacaacaacagtagctccgacgacaacaacagctgctccaaccacaacaacaattccttcaaccacaacagctgcaccaaccacaaccacagcagctccaaccacaaccacagctgctccaaccacaacagctgctccaaccacaacaacaattccttcaaccacaacagctgcaccaaccacaaccacagcagctccaaccacaaccacagctgctccaaccacaacagctgctccaaccacaacaacatttccttcaaccacaacagctgcaccaaccacaaccacagcagctccaaccacaaccacaggtgCTCCAAccgcaaccacagctgctccaaccacaacagctgctccaaccacaacaacaattccttcaacaacaacagctgcaccaaccacaaccacagcagctccaaccacaacaacagctgctccaaccacaacaacaattccttcaaccacaacagctgcacaaaccacaaccacagcagctccaaccacaacaacagatgctctaaccacaactacagtagctccaaccacaacaacagagacaccaacctcAACAACACCAGctcaaaccacaaccacagcagctccaaccacaacaacacaagctctaaccacaactacagtagctccaaccacaacaacagagacaccaaccacaacaacagcagttccaaccacaaccacagcagctgctaccacaacagtttctccaaccacaactacaatagctccaaccaaaacaacagagacaccaaccacaacaacagcagctgcaactacaacagcttctccaaccacaaccacaacagctccaaccacaacagctgcttcATCAACAACatcaattccttcaaccacaacagctgcaacAACCActaccacagcagctccaaccacaactacagcttctccaaccacaacaacaattccttcaaccacaacatctgtaccaaccacaaccacagcagctccaaccacaaccacagctgctccaaccacaacaacaattcctccaacaacaacagctgcaccaaccattgcagcttcaaccacaacaacagaagctccaaccacaactacaatagctccaaccacaacaacagagacaccaaccacaacaacagaagctccaaccacaaccacagcagctccgaccacaacaacagttgctccaaccacaacaacaatagctccgacgacaacaattccttcaaccacaacagctgcaacaaccacaaacacagcaactccaaccacaaccacagcagctccaaccacaaccacatctgatccaacaaaaaaaactgtagctccaacgacaacaacagcaactccaaccacaaccacagttgctccGACCACagcaacagagacaccaactaCAACAAAAGAgaccccaaccacaacaacagcagctcaaaccacaaccacagcagctgcaaccacaacagtttctccaaccacaaccacaacagctccgaccacaacaacagttgctccaaccacaacaacagtagctccgacgACAACAACAGTTGCACCAACCACATCCagagcagctacaaccacaaccacaggtgCTCCagccacaaccacagctgctgcaaccacaacaacaattccttcaaccacaacagcttcaccaacaacaaccacagcagctccaaccacaacaacagaagctccaaccacaactacagtagctccaaccacaacaacacaGACACCAACCTCaacaacagcaactccaaccacaaccacagcggctgcaaccacaacagtttctccaatcacaacagcagctccgaccacaacaacagttgctccaacc